A stretch of the Flavobacterium aquiphilum genome encodes the following:
- a CDS encoding aminotransferase class I/II-fold pyridoxal phosphate-dependent enzyme: MAKINHNNYLDVVDSVWTSAKEKGIMHINSEEQHFDGTKFTINGNELINFGTCGYMGLETHPDLIANSIQLTKKFGTQLSMSRAYVRPTYIQELEELMSQIFDGNKVICYTSTSNAHISVISTIIKPDDLIILDQQVHFSVQFPCKNMKLQGTDVKMVRHSDYLMLEEMIQENYNQYHRIWYMADGVYSMHGDLPNTSVLKRMLNKYPKLNLYFDDAHGMAWEGKNGAGHIYNQLGVNNRIVLISTLAKGFGCVGGTAIFADPEMYRKVDIFGGPLSYSHPLSPANVGAAIASAKIHLSSDIYKYQAELRELMDYMNKRLAEKNLTNISSPDSPIYFIGGGLNKVTRNFVHRILQEGIYVNTAIFPVVPNDKSGLRFTLTRHNTKQDIDLFTDVMEYHLPKAIEEEGDSVERVYEEFGYSVERIQGTILSNNTATDSNLISEEYTAIQDINPGIWNKMFKDRGNISHSGMQCMEEIFSNNEKLEENWSFHYLIVKDKNENIVLATFFTGALYKDDMLSQENVSKNIEEVRKTNPFYLCSKTLAMGSLFAEGDFIYLDSEHAEWRNAINSLFKFVAKTKKEIEASTVIFRDFNKDNILNSILEDEGYAKIKMPNTNIIKNPKWETTTDLMALIKSSKKRNNIKQYAIRHLDKFDVRTKNKITDEEASQYFDLFSNVKNVNYSYNFFSYPKKLPHVLCKYPEWEFIEIRLKENDLLIAVVFGYIGYDHYSPLIVGLDYNYIDTHHVYKQAMFQMVKRGNDLNKKITYLGLTADFEKQKYLAETIPLYAFLKVDETYNLELIESYSNIRTK; encoded by the coding sequence TTGGCAAAAATTAACCACAATAATTATCTGGATGTTGTTGATAGTGTTTGGACTTCAGCTAAGGAAAAAGGCATCATGCATATCAATTCCGAAGAACAACATTTCGATGGAACGAAATTTACAATCAATGGAAATGAACTCATTAATTTTGGAACCTGCGGTTATATGGGGTTAGAAACTCATCCAGATTTAATAGCCAATTCAATTCAGTTGACAAAAAAATTTGGTACCCAATTATCCATGTCCAGGGCATATGTGCGTCCCACCTACATTCAGGAGTTGGAGGAGTTAATGTCTCAGATATTTGATGGCAATAAAGTGATTTGCTATACTTCAACTTCAAATGCACATATTTCAGTTATAAGTACAATTATAAAACCAGATGACTTAATTATTCTGGATCAACAGGTTCATTTCAGTGTTCAATTTCCATGCAAAAACATGAAGTTGCAAGGCACAGATGTAAAAATGGTTCGGCATTCTGATTATTTAATGTTAGAGGAGATGATCCAGGAAAACTACAATCAGTACCATCGGATTTGGTACATGGCTGATGGAGTTTATTCTATGCACGGTGATTTACCGAATACAAGCGTTTTAAAAAGAATGCTCAATAAATACCCTAAACTGAATTTATACTTCGATGATGCACATGGAATGGCTTGGGAAGGTAAAAATGGAGCTGGGCATATTTACAATCAGTTAGGAGTAAACAATCGCATTGTTTTGATATCTACGCTAGCCAAAGGTTTTGGATGTGTTGGCGGTACAGCAATATTTGCTGATCCTGAAATGTATAGAAAAGTAGATATTTTTGGGGGACCTCTAAGCTATTCTCACCCTCTCTCGCCTGCAAATGTTGGTGCGGCAATTGCTTCTGCTAAAATTCATTTGTCAAGTGATATTTATAAGTATCAGGCAGAATTAAGAGAATTAATGGATTATATGAATAAGAGATTGGCAGAAAAAAATCTGACCAATATTTCCTCTCCCGATTCACCAATTTATTTTATCGGTGGAGGTTTAAATAAAGTAACCAGAAATTTTGTTCATCGTATTTTACAAGAAGGCATTTATGTAAATACTGCTATTTTTCCTGTTGTCCCTAATGATAAATCAGGCTTGCGGTTTACCTTAACACGACATAATACAAAACAAGATATTGACTTGTTTACTGATGTTATGGAATATCATTTGCCAAAAGCTATTGAAGAAGAAGGGGATAGCGTTGAACGAGTTTATGAAGAGTTTGGTTATTCTGTTGAAAGAATACAGGGAACTATACTAAGCAATAACACAGCAACAGACTCTAATTTAATTAGTGAAGAATATACTGCAATACAAGACATCAATCCGGGAATTTGGAACAAGATGTTTAAAGATAGAGGAAATATAAGTCATTCGGGAATGCAATGTATGGAAGAGATTTTTTCTAATAATGAAAAATTGGAAGAGAACTGGAGTTTTCACTATCTTATAGTTAAAGACAAAAATGAAAACATTGTATTGGCTACATTCTTTACTGGAGCTTTGTACAAAGATGATATGCTGTCACAAGAAAATGTGTCTAAAAATATAGAAGAAGTTCGTAAAACAAATCCTTTTTATTTGTGTTCAAAAACATTGGCAATGGGATCTTTGTTTGCAGAAGGGGACTTTATCTACTTAGATTCGGAGCATGCTGAATGGAGAAACGCAATTAATTCCTTATTTAAATTTGTTGCAAAAACTAAAAAAGAAATTGAAGCTTCAACCGTCATTTTTAGAGATTTCAATAAAGACAATATTTTGAATTCAATTTTAGAGGATGAAGGTTATGCTAAAATAAAAATGCCAAACACTAACATTATAAAAAACCCCAAATGGGAAACGACTACAGATTTGATGGCATTGATAAAATCAAGTAAAAAAAGAAATAATATTAAGCAATATGCTATTAGGCATCTTGATAAGTTTGATGTTAGAACTAAAAATAAAATAACAGACGAGGAAGCATCTCAATATTTTGATTTGTTTTCGAATGTTAAAAATGTGAACTATTCATATAATTTTTTTTCATATCCGAAAAAATTACCTCATGTTCTTTGCAAGTATCCAGAATGGGAATTCATTGAAATTCGTTTGAAAGAGAACGATCTACTCATTGCAGTTGTTTTTGGATATATTGGCTATGATCACTACTCACCATTGATTGTTGGTTTGGACTATAATTATATTGACACCCATCATGTTTACAAGCAAGCCATGTTTCAAATGGTAAAAAGAGGAAATGATCTTAATAAAAAAATTACCTATTTAGGGTTAACTGCTGATTTTGAAAAACAAAAATATCTGGCAGAGACAATTCCATTATATGCTTTCTTGAAAGTCGATGAAACTTATAATTTAGAATTAATTGAATCGTATTCTAATATACGTACTAAATAG
- a CDS encoding glycoside hydrolase family 32 protein, translating to MKSTKHLSLVFYGTLMLFAGFTPYSAMGQATGVLKKEATEEQLYRPNFHYTPKKGWMNDPNGMFYSNGKYHLFYQYYPNDNVWGPMHWGHAVSKDMIKWEELPMALYPDNQKYIFSGSAVVDTKNTSGLGNGKEAPIIAIYTMHDADKEKQNVIDVEQQDIAYSLDEGITWKKFEGNPVIKNSGIRDFRDPKMSWDETHQQWIMILAAQDRAQFYKSTNLKNWEYLSDFGKNIGAHGGVWECPDFFQIKVQGTNESKWVLIQNLNPGGANGGSGVQYFVGDFDGKTFTLDPQFAKRVTEENAVWLDYGKDNYAGVTWNNIPNADGRRLFIGWMSNWAYAEKVPTTPWRSATTIPRELQLIKKANDYSLISNPVKEINKYISKTMTKKSAKGKGSLTLVEGGKVDLTQAIIEFNLKNLRQDNYIFMLSNKAGESLSFGINNSSDSYLFVDRSKSGRIDFSDKFASVISKANLKGIQKEAVFKIILDKTSIEIFYNNGEKVMTEIFFPTQPFTKISVSSNQGIEIYNLVINDLSIK from the coding sequence ATGAAATCTACGAAACATTTATCGCTAGTTTTTTACGGTACCCTAATGCTTTTTGCAGGATTTACACCTTATTCTGCAATGGGGCAAGCAACTGGTGTGTTAAAAAAAGAGGCAACAGAGGAACAATTATACCGCCCTAATTTTCATTACACTCCTAAAAAAGGTTGGATGAATGATCCAAACGGAATGTTTTACAGCAATGGAAAATATCATTTGTTTTATCAGTATTATCCAAATGATAATGTATGGGGACCTATGCATTGGGGACATGCTGTAAGCAAAGATATGATTAAATGGGAAGAGTTACCAATGGCCCTTTATCCAGATAATCAAAAATATATTTTTTCTGGCAGTGCAGTTGTTGATACGAAAAACACCTCTGGTTTAGGAAATGGAAAAGAGGCACCTATTATCGCAATATATACTATGCATGATGCGGACAAAGAAAAGCAAAATGTAATAGATGTAGAACAACAGGATATTGCTTATTCGCTTGATGAAGGAATTACATGGAAAAAATTTGAAGGAAATCCTGTAATCAAAAATTCAGGGATTCGTGATTTCCGTGATCCAAAAATGTCTTGGGATGAAACTCATCAGCAATGGATCATGATTTTGGCTGCGCAGGATAGAGCTCAGTTTTATAAATCAACAAACCTTAAGAATTGGGAATACCTATCCGATTTTGGAAAAAATATTGGTGCACATGGTGGCGTCTGGGAATGTCCTGATTTCTTTCAGATAAAAGTACAAGGAACTAATGAATCGAAATGGGTTCTAATTCAAAACTTGAATCCAGGCGGAGCAAACGGTGGATCCGGTGTGCAATATTTTGTTGGAGATTTTGATGGTAAAACATTTACGCTTGATCCGCAATTTGCTAAAAGAGTTACAGAAGAAAATGCAGTTTGGTTAGATTATGGAAAAGATAATTATGCGGGTGTCACATGGAATAATATTCCAAATGCTGATGGCCGACGATTATTTATTGGATGGATGTCAAATTGGGCTTATGCAGAGAAAGTGCCAACAACACCATGGAGAAGCGCTACCACAATCCCTCGTGAACTTCAGTTAATTAAAAAAGCAAATGATTACAGCTTAATTAGTAATCCTGTAAAAGAAATTAATAAATACATTTCTAAAACAATGACAAAGAAAAGTGCAAAAGGAAAAGGAAGTTTGACTTTGGTTGAGGGTGGAAAAGTAGATTTAACACAAGCAATTATTGAGTTTAATTTAAAAAATCTAAGACAAGATAACTATATTTTTATGCTATCAAATAAAGCTGGTGAATCTTTAAGTTTTGGAATTAATAATTCATCAGATAGTTATTTATTTGTAGATCGTTCTAAGTCGGGAAGAATTGATTTTTCTGATAAATTTGCGTCAGTAATAAGTAAAGCAAATTTGAAAGGAATTCAAAAAGAAGCTGTTTTTAAAATAATATTAGATAAAACTTCGATCGAAATATTTTATAATAATGGTGAAAAAGTAATGACTGAAATCTTTTTCCCAACACAGCCTTTCACCAAAATTTCAGTCTCATCCAATCAAGGTATTGAAATTTATAATTTAGTAATTAATGATTTATCTATAAAGTAA